The following coding sequences are from one Thermodesulfobacteriota bacterium window:
- the bamE gene encoding outer membrane protein assembly factor BamE gives MKIQKLSGVVVCLWLVLLMAGCATVGKNFESGAVKEIVVNETTAEDVCNLLGNPWRTGLENGKKTWTYGYYKYRLFGPADTKDLVVTFNKDNTVYSYSFNTTEEGKR, from the coding sequence ATGAAAATACAAAAACTGTCGGGTGTGGTCGTGTGTCTGTGGCTTGTTCTTCTGATGGCGGGTTGCGCCACCGTGGGCAAGAATTTCGAGTCGGGAGCCGTTAAAGAGATCGTGGTCAATGAAACCACCGCCGAAGATGTCTGCAACCTGCTCGGCAACCCCTGGCGCACCGGTCTGGAAAACGGTAAGAAAACATGGACCTATGGATATTACAAGTACCGTCTTTTCGGGCCGGCCGACACCAAGGACCTGGTTGTTACCTTTAACAAGGACAACACGGTCTATTCCTATTCATTCAATACAACCGAAGAAGGCAAGCGCTGA
- the glnD gene encoding [protein-PII] uridylyltransferase, with protein MNKKAAGAPEAVHSPSERLKKGRDQLISLFFEKGKSTDFLVHHAALLDQYFIECFEASQVGPRMAFHKKPYAMIALGGYGRQEQCLHSDIDILLLFEKNVPPQAEQLIREILYPLWDLGFEVGHATRSIKDCLKLAANDLDVLTALLDARFLCGMSTLYAQLRERLNLSLTGSRARKIVAGLIERNHERHGRFGDSSYLLEPNLKDGQGGLRDYHTLLWIARVQLKIIQPRDLEFMGFLSCEEFQHLNLALDFIWKVRNHLHRLTQRKFDQLYFEHQQTLAALLNFHNSHGQLAVERFLGKLHSEMAFIKETNLTFLAEASSPRPSLLRKGSRGKTDINGLKIENNQMGFVSTEHILRQPELLLRIFEESGRLKIPLSWEARRVVREFSYLADKRFRSDPRHVKIFEKILQTPAGSFNALSAMLQTGFLERFIPPVRAIKDRIQYDGYHLFPIDRHSLRTVRIIKAFATEAADAGLLDDLYRELGKRKTILLWAALLHDIGKGRAGGGHSERGARIASRILKHMGYAPDVVETVAFLIENHLFLVETATRRDTNDEETAISCARKIKDPRRLKMLYLLTVADSMATGPKAWNDWTAELLRDLFFKILNILEKGELASSKALETVDRKKPALLAAVSGKEKALLETHLEVLSPRYFLYTEAQAIVDHMRLSHQLADQPFVWRIDAGRNPNTRTVTICAKDRPGLFSKMAGVFTLNGLDILEAEIYTWKNNIALDIFTVRPPADLVYEHQRWEKAAGHLRAALAGELDLARSLADQQNGFKPKDCYVARPHRVVIDNRTSSFFTIIEVFTRDCPGLLFYITDTLFRHKLDVRVAKIGTKIDQVVDVFYVRDRDGQKVDDPDQIEGLKQDIDQVLAALLPPCHALRAAAKPTTINMEGGN; from the coding sequence ATGAACAAAAAAGCAGCCGGCGCTCCGGAGGCCGTCCATAGTCCGTCCGAGCGCCTGAAAAAGGGACGGGATCAGTTGATTTCCTTGTTTTTTGAAAAAGGGAAGTCCACGGATTTCCTTGTTCATCATGCCGCCCTCCTGGACCAGTATTTTATCGAATGTTTTGAAGCCAGCCAGGTCGGTCCCCGCATGGCGTTCCACAAAAAACCTTATGCCATGATCGCCCTGGGCGGGTATGGCCGCCAGGAGCAGTGCCTGCATTCGGATATCGATATTCTGCTGCTTTTTGAAAAAAACGTACCGCCCCAGGCGGAACAACTGATCCGGGAAATTCTTTATCCCCTGTGGGATCTGGGCTTTGAAGTCGGCCACGCCACCCGCTCCATCAAAGACTGCCTGAAACTGGCCGCCAATGATCTCGATGTCCTGACCGCCCTGCTGGATGCCCGGTTTCTATGCGGCATGTCCACCCTCTACGCCCAGCTCCGGGAACGCCTGAATCTTTCCCTGACCGGCTCCCGGGCCAGAAAGATCGTGGCCGGCCTGATTGAACGCAACCATGAACGCCATGGCCGGTTCGGGGATTCCAGCTACCTGCTGGAACCCAACCTCAAGGACGGTCAGGGCGGATTACGGGACTATCATACCCTGTTGTGGATCGCCCGGGTCCAGTTGAAAATCATCCAGCCCCGCGACCTGGAGTTCATGGGCTTTCTCTCCTGCGAGGAGTTCCAGCACCTCAACCTGGCCCTGGATTTTATCTGGAAAGTCAGAAATCATCTGCACCGTCTGACGCAGCGGAAATTCGACCAGCTTTATTTTGAGCATCAGCAAACCCTGGCCGCGCTATTAAATTTCCACAACTCCCACGGGCAGCTGGCGGTGGAACGCTTTCTGGGAAAACTCCACTCGGAAATGGCGTTTATCAAGGAGACCAACCTGACCTTCCTGGCCGAAGCATCCTCCCCGCGGCCGTCCCTGCTGAGAAAAGGAAGCAGAGGCAAAACGGACATCAACGGTCTTAAGATCGAGAACAACCAGATGGGCTTTGTTTCCACGGAACATATTCTCCGGCAGCCCGAGCTGCTGCTGCGGATCTTTGAAGAAAGCGGCCGGCTGAAAATCCCCTTGAGCTGGGAGGCCCGGCGGGTGGTCCGGGAATTTTCCTACCTGGCGGACAAGCGGTTTCGGTCCGACCCCCGACACGTAAAAATTTTCGAAAAAATACTGCAAACGCCGGCCGGCTCTTTCAACGCCCTCAGCGCCATGCTCCAGACCGGCTTTCTGGAACGGTTCATACCGCCGGTCAGAGCCATCAAGGACCGCATCCAGTATGACGGTTACCATCTGTTTCCCATCGACCGCCATTCCCTGCGGACCGTCCGGATCATTAAAGCGTTCGCGACTGAAGCCGCCGACGCCGGCCTGCTGGACGACTTGTACCGAGAACTCGGCAAACGAAAAACCATTCTGCTGTGGGCGGCCCTGCTGCATGACATCGGCAAGGGACGGGCCGGCGGCGGACATTCGGAAAGAGGCGCCCGGATCGCCTCCCGTATCCTGAAACATATGGGTTACGCGCCGGACGTGGTGGAAACCGTCGCCTTTCTCATTGAAAACCACCTGTTTCTCGTTGAGACCGCCACCCGCCGGGACACCAATGACGAGGAAACCGCCATTTCCTGCGCCCGGAAAATCAAGGACCCCAGGCGACTCAAAATGCTCTACCTGCTGACCGTGGCCGACTCCATGGCCACCGGACCCAAAGCCTGGAACGACTGGACGGCGGAACTGCTGCGGGATCTCTTTTTTAAAATTTTGAACATTCTGGAAAAAGGAGAGCTGGCCTCGTCTAAGGCACTGGAAACGGTGGATCGGAAAAAACCGGCCCTGCTGGCCGCCGTTTCCGGCAAAGAAAAAGCTCTTCTGGAAACCCACCTGGAGGTTCTTTCCCCGCGATATTTTCTGTACACGGAAGCGCAGGCCATTGTTGACCACATGCGCCTGTCTCATCAGCTTGCGGATCAACCGTTCGTCTGGCGGATCGATGCCGGCCGCAATCCCAACACCCGCACGGTGACCATCTGCGCCAAGGACCGGCCCGGCCTCTTTTCAAAAATGGCGGGCGTCTTTACCCTAAACGGCCTGGACATCCTGGAAGCCGAAATCTACACCTGGAAAAACAATATCGCCCTGGATATTTTCACGGTGCGGCCGCCGGCGGACCTGGTGTATGAACATCAGCGCTGGGAAAAAGCCGCCGGCCACCTGCGGGCGGCCCTGGCCGGCGAACTGGACCTGGCCCGGTCCCTGGCCGACCAGCAGAACGGCTTCAAACCGAAGGACTGCTACGTCGCCCGGCCTCACCGCGTCGTCATCGACAACCGCACCTCGAGTTTTTTTACTATCATCGAGGTCTTCACCCGCGACTGCCCGGGACTGCTCTTTTACATCACCGACACCCTGTTCCGCCACAAGCTGGATGTTCGGGTGGCCAAAATCGGCACCAAAATCGACCAGGTGGTGGACGTTTTTTATGTCCGGGACCGGGACGGCCAGAAGGTTGACGACCCGGATCAAATTGAAGGCCTGAAGCAGGACATCGATCAGGTG
- a CDS encoding sigma 54-interacting transcriptional regulator, which yields MKEIEKITLFYEISKALGEHLDLEKSLYTVMGILADQMGMERGSVAILNPGREEISMVVAHGISKSAMEKGKYKIGEGIIGEVIRSGRPVEVAKISAEPRFLNRTEARRGKGEQELSFICVPIKKGRQIVGALSVDKPYDPGYSLTEGSRLLSVVATMIAQHVVNLENIRADRERLEDENKRLQDELERKYSFTSIIGNSNKMREVYQMVSRVCRSNATVILRGESGTGKELVANAIHYNSDRADRPFVKVNCAAIPENLLESELFGHEKGAFTGAVRQTQGKFEVAHKGTLFLDEIGSMNLDAQAKVLRVLQEKEFERVGSHRTIKTDVRVIAATNKNLEAAVEEGTFRADLYYRLCVFPVYLPPLRERKTDVSLLAEYFLEKYATENKKKIKRLSTPAIDMLMSYHWPGNVRELENCIERAVLLCDGGVIHSYHLPPTLQTGEQSNTLPNRTLEEAIATVEQELLIDALKNTRGNVLRAAEMLGTTVRKFSYKAQRYNINYKNYR from the coding sequence ATGAAAGAAATTGAAAAAATTACCCTGTTTTACGAAATCAGCAAGGCGCTGGGTGAGCACCTGGATCTGGAAAAGTCGCTTTATACGGTTATGGGCATCCTGGCCGATCAGATGGGCATGGAACGCGGCAGCGTCGCCATTTTGAATCCCGGCCGCGAAGAAATCAGTATGGTGGTGGCCCACGGCATATCCAAGAGCGCCATGGAAAAAGGCAAGTATAAAATCGGGGAGGGCATTATCGGTGAGGTGATCCGGTCCGGCCGGCCGGTCGAGGTGGCCAAGATCAGTGCTGAACCCCGGTTTCTCAACCGCACCGAGGCCAGGCGAGGCAAGGGCGAGCAGGAGCTGTCGTTCATCTGCGTTCCCATTAAGAAAGGGCGGCAGATTGTCGGCGCCTTGAGCGTGGACAAGCCCTATGATCCCGGCTATTCCCTGACCGAAGGCAGCCGTCTGCTCTCGGTGGTGGCCACCATGATCGCCCAGCATGTGGTCAATCTGGAAAATATTCGCGCCGACCGGGAGCGGCTGGAGGATGAAAATAAGCGGTTGCAGGATGAGCTGGAGCGCAAATACAGTTTTACCAGCATCATCGGCAACAGCAACAAGATGCGCGAGGTTTACCAGATGGTCTCCCGGGTCTGCCGCAGTAACGCCACCGTCATTCTGCGCGGGGAAAGCGGCACCGGCAAGGAGCTGGTGGCCAACGCCATCCATTACAACAGCGACCGGGCCGACCGCCCCTTTGTCAAGGTCAACTGCGCCGCCATTCCCGAGAACCTGCTGGAAAGCGAACTGTTCGGACACGAAAAAGGCGCCTTTACCGGCGCCGTGCGGCAAACCCAGGGGAAATTTGAGGTCGCCCACAAGGGCACCCTGTTCCTGGATGAGATCGGCTCCATGAACTTAGACGCCCAGGCCAAGGTGCTGCGCGTGCTTCAGGAAAAAGAGTTCGAGCGAGTGGGCAGCCACCGGACCATCAAAACCGATGTCCGGGTCATCGCCGCCACCAACAAGAATTTGGAGGCGGCCGTGGAGGAGGGCACCTTCCGGGCGGACCTCTATTACCGGCTGTGCGTCTTTCCCGTCTACCTGCCGCCGTTGCGGGAGCGCAAGACCGACGTTTCGCTGCTGGCCGAGTATTTTCTGGAAAAGTATGCCACCGAAAACAAAAAGAAGATCAAGCGCCTGTCCACCCCGGCCATCGACATGCTCATGAGCTATCACTGGCCGGGCAACGTCCGGGAGCTGGAAAACTGCATCGAGCGGGCCGTGCTGCTGTGCGACGGCGGGGTGATTCACAGCTATCATCTGCCGCCCACGCTCCAGACCGGCGAACAGTCCAACACCCTGCCCAACCGGACCCTGGAAGAGGCCATCGCCACGGTGGAGCAGGAGCTGCTCATCGACGCGCTGAAAAACACCCGGGGCAATGTTCTGCGGGCGGCCGAGATGCTGGGCACGACCGTCCGCAAGTTTTCGTACAAGGCGCAGCGATACAACATCAATTACAAAAACTACCGCTGA